The Oryzias melastigma strain HK-1 linkage group LG6, ASM292280v2, whole genome shotgun sequence genome includes a window with the following:
- the LOC112151738 gene encoding uncharacterized protein LOC112151738 — MFRAPVCIRTVHPTRPPVLLRNSEDQRTLVRAVLVPFKNGLTSFNHLSEMLLSVDADIVLPGSQTFDNIRQEILKMNMYLEKSEEIASKELQSLDKETEHLTVTQGNLESQKKEMEGRLANLNTQMEGHRATLNNYSKALETERRNLRSAQSTLNDMRHKRDEAEKLRNIGIGMMFVPFGGWIAGSVMIGIGQKDLDSASDQVNRAKTEVERCETQLRIYSQQVSVYEALISQARTAVQMVNSGIHEIGVQLRALSIKRESTADFQSKTRKAVQHLGLLSGVGSVAELQTRRLILLEAMLNVMEEMMSALTKMGDDLVRAEGMQGIMQEMKSNQSKLQAAIQKDESEGHYF, encoded by the exons ATGTTTCGTGCACCTGTCTGCATAAG AACTGTGCACCCGACCCGCCCACCTGTGCTTCTGCGGAATTCGGAGGATCAGCGAACCCTTGTGCGTGCTGTACTCGTCCCCTTCAAGAATGGGCTCACTTCCTTCAACCACCTGTCCGAGATGCTTCTCAGTGTGGATGCAGACATTGTCCTTCCCGGATCGCAGACCTTTGACAACATTAGACAGGAAATTCTGAAGATGAACATGTACTTGGAGAAATCAGAAGAGATAGCTAGTAAGGAACTTCAGAGTCTTGATAAGGAGACCGAGCACCTCACTGTCACGCAAGGTAATTTGGAGAGTCAGAAAAAGGAGATGGAAGGCAGGTTAGCCAATTTAAACACCCAAATGGAGGGCCACAGGGCCACTTTAAACAATTACAGCAAAGCTCTGGAAACTGAGAGAAGAAACCTTCGGTCTGCACAAAGTACCTTAAATGACATGAGACATAAACGAGATGAAGCCGAAAAATTAAGGAATATTGGGATTGGCATGATGTTTGTTCCATTTGGGGGTTGGATTGCAG GGTCAGTCATGATTGGCATTGGCCAGAAAGACCTAGACTCCGCCTCTGATCAAgtaaacagagcaaaaacaGAGGTGGAAAGATGTGAAACTCAGCTAAGAATCTACTCCCAACAAGTCTCTGTCTATGAGGCATTGATCTCCCAAGCCAGGACGGCCGTCCAAATGGTCAACAGTGGAATTCATGAGATCGGGGTCCAACTGAGGGCCCTGTCTATAAAGCGGGAGTCTACTGCagattttcagagtaaaactagaaaagctgTTCAGCATCTGGGGCTTCTGAGTGGGGTGGGGAGTGTTGCTGAGCTGCAAACCCGACGCCTCATCCTGCTGGAGGCGATGTTGAATGTGATGGAGGAGATGATGTCAGCCCTGACCAAGATGGGGGATGACCTGGTGCGAGCTGAGGGCATGCAGGGCATCATGCAAGAAATGAAAAGCAACCAGAGCAAACTACAGGCAGCCATACAAAAAGATGAGTCAGAGGGTCATTACTTCTGA
- the LOC112151737 gene encoding receptor for retinol uptake stra6 produces the protein MNHSKVEPEPFEYSYYDYNSWYTNAEPTLPPKEVILPCSPTADDKLFHICILSISLVILLILAALTRKNKFCQGFARASSSIFSPANFLDQTQEKGPVVAVFGLIFTKIATVVVAPDPLPFYQDTPANIKEYMKIVAIFYYPVLYYPLLVCGTLQRKTGFVFGTLLSLSHFGVLVWQKFDCPKTPEIYKYYSLLASLPHLACLAYLCVKFPLLFFKGPKNDEDLDSSYYNDYVKLLLKKKSSSDSSSTTDKSSLAQRILELPKSYIYVSEKVFRYPLKLVISAFVTCVAMYHMALLLVVLVVPTLHIVRAGIDENIAFLLLGFGIILSDDRMEVVKIVTFYTWLLEVCYICATTLTCLISIFMLMRSMLLHRSNLKSLYKGEIYNMNNSQKTVRPSYPGVVCWMGLTGYQAAVLCLGMAIQTLVFFICFLFLVFLIIIPIFYGRNIIVFEIAGKAWPAWVTLILVTALQHVTAKFFFIKKESGTRDLNNRESLFLLTYLMFVVNVVVGLIVVIWRMVITALYNIIHLVRMDISLLHRTAESFDPAYNYYTHFLNVEVSQSHPVMKAFCGLLLDVLVEGGRAGQKRSAEEGIHQNSTDKKTSSRRICIRWQLLYTLVNNPSLLGSRKHFQTLQMSENVLNGTPNRSSRRESKREAEPASEDVVESMKTQ, from the exons ATGAATCACAGCAAAGTGGAGCCTGAGCCTTTTGAATACTCGTACTATGACTACAACAGCTGGTACACCAACGCAGAGCCAACTTTACCACCTAAAGA GGTGATTTTACCATGCAGCCCCACGGCAGATGACAAGCTCTTCCATATATGCATATTGTCCATATCT CTCGTGATTCTGTTGATTTTAGCAGCtttaaccaggaaaaacaaGTTCTGTCAAGGATTTGCAAGAGCATCctccagcatcttcag CCCAGCCAACTTTCTTGACCAGACTCAGGAAAAGGGTCCAGTTGTGGCTGTTTTTGGGCTGATCTTCACCAAAATTGCAACGGTGGTGGTTGCTCCAGACCCTCTTCCTTTCTATCAAGACACACCAGCGAACATTAAAG aatacATGAAGATAGTTGCTATTTTCTACTACCCGGTCCTGTATTATCCCCTGCTGGTCTGTGGGACTCTGCAGCGCAAAACAGGCTTTGTCTTCGGGACGCTCCTGTCTTTGAGTCATTTTGGGGTTCTGGTGTGGCAGAAGTTTGACTGTCCAAAGACTCCAGAG ATCTATAAGTACTACAGTCTACTGGCAAGTCTTCCTCATCTGGCCTGCCTGGCATATCTCTGTGTCAAGTTTCCTTTGCTGTTTTTCAAAGGGCCAAAGAATGACGAG GACCTTGATAGCAGCTACTACAACGATTATGTCAAGTTGCTTCTCAAGAAAAAGTCTTCTTCTGACAG TTCTTCTACTACAGACAAGTCGTCATTAGCTCAGAGAATCCTGGAGCTGCCTAAGAGTTATATTTACGTTTCAGAAAAAG TATTTCGGTATCCTCTAAAGCTGGTGATATCAGCGTTTGTCACCTGTGTCGCCATGTATCAC ATGGCACTGCTGCTGGTCGTTCTTGTCGTGCCCACTCTACACATTGTTCGTGCAGGGATAGATGAAAACATCGCCTTCCTGCTGCTGGGCTTTGGGATCATACTGTCAGATGACAGGATGGAGGTCgtcaaaattgtgactttctACACCTGGCTGCTGGAAG TGTGCTACATCTGTGCAACAACCCTGACCTGTCTGATCAGTATCTTTATGCTCATGAGGTCCATGCTTCTTCACAG ATCAAATTTGAAGTCTCTTTATAAAGGAGAAATATACAACATGAACAACAGCCAGAAGACGGTCCGCCCTTCTTATCCTGGCGTGGTGTGCTGGATGGGTTTAACGGGATACCAAGCTGCCGTCCTGTGCCTCG GAATGGCTATCCAGACTTTagtgtttttcatctgtttcttatttctagtttttttaatcataatccCTATTTTTTATGGCCGCAATatcattgtttttgaaattgCAGGAAAGGCATG GCCAGCCTGGGTCACCCTCATCCTGGTTACTGCGCTGCAACATGTGACTGcaaagtttttcttcatcaaAAAGGAATCTGGTACCAGAGACCTGAATAACAG GGAGAGTCTGTTCCTCCTGACATACCTGATGTTCGTGGTCAACGTTGTTGTGGGCCTGATTGTTGTCATCTGGAGAATGGTGATAACAGCTTTATACAACATCATTCATCTGGTCCGAATGGACATCAGTCTACTCCACCGCACTGCAGAGTCCTTTGATCCAG CCTACAACTACTACACCCACTTCCTGAACGTGGAGGTCAGTCAGTCCCACCCCGTGATGAAGGCTTTCTGTGGGCTCCTTCTGGATGTGCTGGTTGAGGGCGGCAGAGCTGGACAAAAGCGAAGTGCAGAGGAAG GGATTCACCAGAACAGTACCGATAAGAAGACCAGCAGTCGGAGGATTTGTATCCGGTGGCAGCTGCTGTACACCCTAGTGAACAATCCCTCCCTCCTGGGATCCAGAAAACACTTCCAGACGCTGCAGATGTCAGAGAACGTCTTGAATGGAACTCCAAACCGCAGCTCCAGGAGAGAGAGCAAGAGGGAGGCAGAACCGGCATCCGAGGATGTAGTGGAGTCCATGAAAACCCagtga